A region from the Candidatus Baltobacteraceae bacterium genome encodes:
- a CDS encoding SMC family ATPase, which translates to MKPIRLQIENLRSFRARRDIDFDALQIVAIVGDTGAGKTSILEAITYALFNRSTWSGRNVKELITRGASTMTVSFTFSVDGVKYEILRITKARGASQHRLSCEERGIDVSGEADVEKAVRNALHLDDTAFLHTVLLPQDKHAELLTKDQRERNRILSELFRLDDLAKVGELARTHDARADMALSGLRQQRALYGDDPSAAVTEAKRAVELAEEALQRAKAAVDAAEAIDLQTATCDQTVAQHQQRLDSIAPTQDVLGKLEYLDAVEKKLSPLAAQQEQARAGAEASKKEAEVEAQRLRDAGRDSTTLRGVKRSLEIVATELREVEDERTRESEAKLKRADAFRRVTNTKSALADAEANYVEAEAARARASDTLRGHEARANGLELALTDQRNTFGRRDTLLTRSNLKKQRIEEARAQVEKAEDVLIAAQQSYDEATKAREQAQVTQQAAYVASHLHPGDDCPVCHRALPDGFSAPAISELSEAQETERNAQNALTDAAAQKNTFAERLRSESDALHQLDRDLVDTEKEVQDITARLQALLLLPDDDPQAFLETCKRSAADEQQRLVGLRESVAECNDALSNARVESASAETDHRHYSESLGQVTASIATRLERCKSVCSSIPQPLRPILDTKSVEGRLRDVDELTRAAETVDARIVDAVEAIAAAVDETSALQQRITNEVLVPRTALYEQLRAVSHLLNVPTMPAREDARPNWARSVDRAANGERSRLAGAIRELGARREALLVEREAIVSKAGGEPRAMASQALVEKRDAEHAVEDATAKASHASAIDVKIAKLEPVRMGLSSLRDALGAREFPAFATQQRQRRLLEEATMIFREMTDGRYGFTEEFEIFDGETNDARSPHTLSGGEKFLASLALSLAVVEIASNAGAKIEALFLDEGFASLDAATLEQAMLELRKRSRSGRMIFVISHLSQVTQFVDDTILVEETAEGSKIERQVGPLEDDASAVEGLVSHLATHLT; encoded by the coding sequence GTGAAGCCAATTCGCCTCCAGATTGAGAATCTGCGGAGCTTTCGCGCGAGGCGCGACATAGACTTCGATGCGTTGCAGATCGTCGCTATTGTAGGAGATACGGGTGCCGGAAAGACGTCGATCCTTGAGGCAATTACCTACGCCCTGTTTAATCGCTCCACATGGAGCGGCCGCAATGTCAAGGAGCTAATAACGCGCGGCGCGTCGACCATGACTGTGTCGTTTACGTTCTCGGTTGATGGGGTCAAGTATGAGATTTTGCGGATAACCAAGGCTCGTGGTGCTTCGCAGCATCGGCTGTCTTGCGAAGAACGGGGGATCGATGTCAGCGGCGAGGCAGACGTGGAGAAGGCGGTTCGCAACGCGCTACACTTGGACGATACAGCATTTTTGCATACCGTGTTGCTGCCGCAAGACAAGCATGCGGAGCTCTTGACAAAAGACCAGCGCGAAAGGAACCGGATACTAAGCGAGCTGTTCAGGTTGGACGATCTCGCAAAAGTGGGTGAACTGGCCCGTACGCACGATGCGCGCGCTGATATGGCACTTTCTGGATTACGGCAACAGCGAGCTTTATATGGCGATGATCCTAGTGCTGCTGTCACCGAAGCAAAGCGAGCGGTTGAGCTTGCGGAAGAAGCATTGCAGCGCGCGAAAGCGGCAGTCGATGCCGCGGAAGCGATTGACCTGCAGACGGCCACGTGCGATCAAACTGTGGCGCAACATCAGCAACGTCTCGACTCGATTGCGCCAACGCAGGATGTGCTCGGTAAGCTCGAATATCTCGATGCAGTCGAGAAAAAGTTGTCACCTCTAGCAGCGCAGCAGGAACAGGCACGCGCCGGGGCCGAGGCGTCGAAAAAAGAGGCTGAAGTGGAGGCGCAGCGATTGCGCGACGCAGGGCGCGATTCTACAACGCTAAGAGGCGTGAAGCGTTCTCTCGAAATTGTCGCAACCGAGCTGCGAGAAGTCGAAGACGAGCGTACCCGAGAGAGCGAGGCAAAACTAAAACGTGCCGATGCTTTCAGACGCGTCACCAATACGAAATCTGCGTTGGCAGATGCTGAAGCTAATTACGTCGAAGCTGAGGCCGCGCGCGCCCGCGCGAGCGACACTCTGCGGGGGCACGAGGCGCGAGCCAACGGCCTTGAGTTGGCCTTGACCGATCAACGCAATACCTTCGGACGCCGCGACACGTTGCTAACGCGGTCTAATTTGAAGAAGCAACGCATCGAAGAAGCGCGCGCCCAGGTAGAGAAGGCCGAGGATGTGCTTATCGCCGCTCAACAGAGCTACGATGAGGCGACTAAAGCACGAGAGCAGGCTCAAGTTACGCAGCAGGCAGCCTACGTGGCAAGTCACCTGCACCCCGGGGACGATTGCCCTGTCTGTCATCGTGCACTTCCCGATGGATTCAGCGCGCCAGCGATTTCGGAGCTGAGTGAGGCACAAGAAACAGAGCGAAACGCGCAAAATGCCCTCACTGATGCCGCGGCACAAAAAAACACATTCGCGGAGCGTCTTAGGTCCGAGAGCGATGCGCTGCATCAACTAGATCGGGATTTGGTCGACACGGAAAAGGAGGTGCAGGACATTACGGCGCGTTTGCAAGCGTTGCTCTTGTTGCCTGATGACGATCCTCAAGCTTTCCTAGAGACTTGCAAGCGGAGCGCCGCTGATGAACAGCAACGTCTCGTTGGATTGCGCGAGTCCGTAGCGGAGTGCAACGACGCCCTATCAAACGCGCGTGTCGAGAGTGCGTCTGCAGAGACGGATCACCGGCATTACTCCGAGTCGCTGGGACAAGTCACAGCTTCGATAGCGACGCGCCTGGAGCGATGTAAGAGTGTTTGCTCTTCTATACCCCAACCATTGCGGCCAATACTCGATACTAAGTCGGTTGAGGGCCGCCTAAGGGATGTCGACGAGCTTACGCGAGCTGCGGAGACTGTAGATGCCCGCATTGTAGATGCAGTCGAAGCAATCGCGGCGGCGGTAGACGAGACCAGCGCTTTGCAGCAGCGCATCACAAACGAAGTGCTGGTGCCGCGTACCGCATTATACGAACAGTTGCGCGCCGTAAGCCATTTGCTTAACGTGCCGACGATGCCCGCAAGGGAGGACGCGCGTCCGAATTGGGCTCGGTCCGTTGATCGAGCAGCGAACGGCGAAAGATCACGACTGGCCGGCGCTATAAGGGAACTGGGCGCGCGCCGCGAGGCGCTTTTAGTAGAACGAGAGGCCATAGTATCGAAGGCGGGAGGCGAGCCAAGAGCAATGGCATCGCAGGCACTGGTGGAAAAGAGAGACGCGGAGCACGCGGTTGAGGACGCGACCGCGAAAGCATCTCATGCCTCTGCGATCGACGTGAAAATTGCGAAGCTTGAGCCAGTCAGGATGGGTCTCAGTAGTTTGCGTGACGCTCTGGGCGCGAGAGAATTTCCCGCTTTCGCGACCCAGCAACGACAGAGAAGGTTGCTCGAAGAGGCGACAATGATTTTCCGCGAGATGACGGACGGTCGCTATGGATTCACAGAGGAATTCGAAATCTTCGATGGTGAGACAAACGACGCGCGATCGCCGCACACGCTCTCCGGTGGGGAAAAGTTCCTTGCGAGTCTGGCCCTGTCTCTTGCCGTCGTGGAGATTGCCTCGAACGCTGGCGCAAAGATCGAAGCACTCTTCCTTGATGAGGGGTTCGCTTCACTCGACGCCGCTACGTTGGAGCAGGCGATGCTAGAATTGCGGAAGCGCTCTCGATCTGGTCGCATGATCTTCGTCATTTCGCACTTGAGTCAAGTAACGCAGTTTGTAGATGATACCATATTGGTGGAAGAAACTGCCGAGGGAAGCAAGATCGAACGACAAGTCGGACCGCTCGAAGATGATGCATCTGCAGTCGAGGGTTTGGTGTCACACCTTGCCACGCACCTTACTTAG
- the sbcD gene encoding exonuclease subunit SbcD — protein MRALHTSDWHIGVNHHKLDRTPDHDHVFSQLKRIAIEEKVDFILNTGDLFDSPYPSLEVLRYGWSVLEELASVVPGGVVVLCGNHDGAKLFELMGTILKDRLKIFFVDPTSLRKREGSIVQIPTADGEIVKIGAVPFIKSASYIRDYLASGAERATVTYADEVGSLEYYVGEWLNGGYDPTRDIRIFAAHLLLDGAEVSGSEYRLYVERDFVTRPERIPVADYVAFGHIHKPQYIVGLDNGRYAGSPIPIDFGEREDRKLAYLISGKPGYALKIEERYLDIGRRLIEIRGDLPTIRTNREAYAGAVAKVYVELDAPISELETQVREILQDTTVCTVVGQYRRAQGEMITIGERVEREPTLPEMFATYLDSASSIGDPKRVLRYFDHLLGQVQQGGDSENAFPEIDEVVR, from the coding sequence ATGCGAGCGCTGCACACCTCTGATTGGCACATAGGCGTCAATCATCACAAATTGGACCGAACACCGGACCACGATCACGTATTCTCGCAGCTGAAGAGAATCGCGATCGAAGAGAAGGTTGACTTCATTCTAAACACGGGCGACCTTTTCGATTCACCGTATCCGAGCCTAGAGGTACTGCGATACGGATGGAGTGTCCTAGAAGAGCTGGCATCTGTCGTACCCGGCGGGGTCGTTGTCCTGTGCGGCAATCACGACGGCGCAAAGCTCTTCGAGCTGATGGGGACGATTCTCAAGGATCGATTGAAGATATTCTTCGTCGATCCGACGTCGCTCCGGAAGCGCGAAGGCAGCATCGTGCAGATCCCGACCGCGGATGGCGAGATCGTTAAAATCGGAGCGGTACCATTTATCAAGAGCGCGAGCTATATTAGGGACTATTTGGCGTCTGGCGCCGAGCGCGCGACTGTTACGTATGCGGATGAAGTCGGATCGCTCGAATATTATGTTGGGGAATGGCTGAATGGCGGATATGACCCAACGCGCGATATCCGCATTTTTGCTGCGCATCTGTTGCTGGACGGGGCGGAGGTTTCCGGCAGCGAGTACCGCTTGTATGTAGAACGCGACTTCGTCACGCGACCAGAGCGGATTCCTGTTGCCGACTACGTGGCGTTCGGGCACATCCATAAGCCGCAATACATCGTTGGCCTCGACAACGGGCGGTATGCTGGTTCGCCTATTCCGATCGACTTTGGCGAGCGCGAAGATCGCAAACTAGCATATTTGATCTCCGGCAAACCGGGTTATGCGCTCAAAATTGAAGAGCGATACCTGGATATCGGTCGACGGCTCATCGAGATTCGTGGCGATCTCCCGACGATCAGGACGAACCGCGAAGCATATGCGGGTGCCGTCGCAAAGGTTTACGTTGAGCTTGACGCTCCGATTTCGGAGCTTGAGACTCAAGTTCGCGAGATCCTACAGGACACCACTGTTTGTACCGTCGTCGGGCAATATCGCCGCGCCCAGGGCGAGATGATAACGATTGGCGAGCGCGTAGAGCGGGAGCCAACGCTACCCGAAATGTTCGCAACCTATCTCGACAGTGCGAGTAGCATCGGCGATCCTAAACGCGTATTAAGGTATTTTGACCATCTGCTCGGCCAGGTTCAACAAGGAGGGGATAGCGAGAACGCCTTTCCCGAGATTGACGAGGTCGTGAGGTGA